The following are encoded together in the Pseudoclavibacter endophyticus genome:
- a CDS encoding class II glutamine amidotransferase, with protein sequence MCRLFGYVADAPTALVDELGAEEFEAFTSLTRVHADGWGMAWHDAETGRTRSARSFERADDDPEYARLAAQRLGSAGFVHLRWATGGLAVNEHNTHPFVDGDLAFGHNGHIGPIDKLEGLLGAEQRAKLRGTTDSERYFRLIVQCIQDEGDEAAGVTTALRLLMREFPHSSLNALLLTGSKLFGIHVNSKADSPREGLRELFESPDAIPAYHETEYYAMGYRASPSCLQIISSGLSRTGWTPVPPDTAAVVDLESRTLRRLDLIPV encoded by the coding sequence ATGTGCCGATTGTTCGGCTACGTCGCCGATGCGCCCACCGCCCTCGTCGACGAGCTCGGGGCCGAGGAGTTCGAAGCGTTCACCTCGCTCACACGTGTGCACGCGGACGGGTGGGGCATGGCGTGGCACGACGCCGAAACCGGACGTACGCGGTCGGCGCGCTCGTTCGAGCGCGCCGACGACGACCCCGAGTACGCGAGGCTCGCCGCGCAGCGACTCGGTTCGGCCGGGTTCGTGCACCTGCGCTGGGCGACGGGCGGGCTCGCCGTCAACGAGCACAACACGCACCCGTTCGTCGATGGCGACCTCGCGTTCGGGCACAACGGCCACATCGGCCCGATCGACAAGCTCGAGGGCCTGCTCGGTGCCGAGCAGCGGGCCAAGCTGCGCGGCACGACCGACAGCGAGCGATACTTCCGACTCATCGTGCAGTGCATCCAGGACGAGGGCGACGAGGCGGCGGGGGTCACGACGGCGCTCCGGCTGCTCATGCGGGAGTTCCCGCACTCGAGCCTCAACGCGCTGCTGCTCACGGGCAGCAAGCTCTTCGGCATCCACGTCAACAGCAAGGCTGACTCCCCGCGCGAAGGGTTGCGCGAGCTCTTCGAGTCGCCGGATGCCATTCCCGCGTACCACGAGACCGAGTACTACGCGATGGGGTACCGCGCATCGCCCAGCTGCCTGCAGATCATCTCGAGCGGCCTGAGCCGGACGGGATGGACGCCGGTTCCGCCCGACACGGCCGCCGTGGTCGACCTGGAGTCCCGCACGCTCCGGCGGCTGGACCTGATTCCCGTCTGA
- a CDS encoding type 2 periplasmic-binding domain-containing protein has protein sequence MALATQRSTGGSRRPPTRGNGPGRRRIASLIGMLLAGMLLSGCGLSIPSDPNGTMDRVEGAVLRAGASVEEGLVEKAADGGAFGPLADLVEAFAEEHGAEVEWTFGSEESLVEHLEQHRIDLAVGGMTADTPWSQMAGTTRGYDEVPGAEGREIVMLVPLGENELVYELESFLDRELS, from the coding sequence ATGGCGCTCGCAACGCAGCGTTCGACCGGGGGCTCGCGTCGTCCGCCGACTCGGGGAAACGGACCGGGCAGGCGGCGGATCGCGTCGCTGATCGGGATGCTCCTCGCGGGAATGCTGCTCAGTGGGTGCGGGCTGTCGATACCGTCCGACCCGAACGGCACGATGGACCGCGTCGAGGGCGCGGTGCTCCGCGCGGGCGCGTCGGTCGAGGAGGGGCTCGTCGAGAAGGCGGCGGACGGAGGCGCATTCGGCCCCCTCGCCGACCTGGTCGAGGCGTTCGCCGAGGAGCACGGCGCCGAGGTGGAGTGGACCTTCGGCAGCGAGGAATCGCTCGTCGAGCACCTCGAGCAGCACCGGATCGACCTCGCCGTGGGCGGCATGACCGCCGACACACCGTGGTCCCAGATGGCGGGCACGACGCGCGGCTACGACGAGGTGCCGGGAGCAGAGGGCCGCGAGATCGTCATGCTCGTCCCCCTCGGCGAGAACGAGCTCGTGTACGAGCTCGAGTCGTTCCTCGATCGCGAGCTCAGCTGA
- the ku gene encoding non-homologous end joining protein Ku, whose protein sequence is MRAIWTGAISFGLVNVPVKLYSATQDHDLSLHQVHDKDGGRIRYQRRCEVCGEVVEYEDIVKAHVDDDETVVLTKDELDSLPQERSREISVVEFVPSEQVDPILFDRSYYLEPTGKSPKAYVLLRRTLEETDRTAIVQFALRQKTRLAALRVRGDVLLVQTLLWDDEVREADFPALDESVRVTKKELELSSKLVDTYAGDFDLSAFRDEYQEELRALVEAKREQGDALDTEETFGAPDEDEGAEVIDLMAALRQSVEKSRSSKRGRSRSSSKRESGSKSRASGSRSKAESATKSRSSKSSKPSSQSKSSGSEAKKRGSSTSKSTKRSTKKSA, encoded by the coding sequence ATGAGAGCCATTTGGACAGGAGCCATCTCATTCGGGCTCGTGAACGTTCCCGTCAAGCTGTACAGCGCGACGCAGGATCACGACCTCTCGCTGCACCAGGTGCACGACAAGGACGGCGGCCGAATCCGCTATCAGCGGCGCTGCGAGGTGTGCGGCGAGGTGGTCGAGTATGAGGACATCGTGAAGGCGCACGTCGACGACGACGAGACCGTCGTGCTGACCAAGGACGAGCTTGACTCCCTGCCGCAAGAGCGCAGTCGGGAGATCTCGGTTGTGGAGTTCGTGCCGTCCGAGCAGGTCGACCCGATCCTGTTCGACCGCAGCTACTACCTCGAGCCGACGGGCAAGTCGCCCAAGGCGTACGTGCTGCTCCGCCGCACCCTCGAGGAGACCGACCGCACCGCGATCGTGCAGTTCGCGTTGCGCCAGAAGACGCGTCTCGCCGCCCTGCGCGTGCGGGGTGACGTGCTGCTCGTACAGACGCTGCTGTGGGACGACGAAGTGCGCGAGGCCGATTTCCCGGCGCTCGACGAATCGGTGCGCGTCACTAAGAAGGAGCTCGAGCTCTCATCGAAGCTCGTCGACACGTACGCGGGCGACTTCGACCTGTCGGCGTTTCGTGACGAGTATCAGGAGGAGCTGCGCGCCCTCGTGGAGGCGAAGCGCGAACAGGGTGACGCGCTCGACACCGAGGAGACCTTCGGAGCTCCCGACGAGGACGAGGGCGCTGAGGTCATCGACCTGATGGCGGCGCTCCGGCAGAGCGTCGAGAAGTCGCGCTCGTCGAAGCGCGGCAGATCGCGCTCGTCGTCGAAGCGCGAATCGGGATCGAAATCGCGCGCATCCGGATCTCGGTCGAAGGCCGAGTCGGCGACGAAATCGCGCTCGTCGAAATCCTCGAAGCCGTCGTCACAGTCGAAATCCTCCGGATCGGAGGCGAAGAAGCGCGGCTCCTCCACATCCAAATCGACGAAGCGCTCCACCAAGAAATCGGCATAG
- a CDS encoding ComEC/Rec2 family competence protein — protein sequence MDRSGGGDGRVRSRGEASFAEEPRDDDGRRLDLRLLPAALTAWAVALVVALEPGAGWPVAIGCAIAAIALLAVIAWLRPRGHLRLALVLVQGAWCLALASLVACSGAVQWQASRGPVVEAALDHGSAVHVRAVVTGIVPDDALIAADDGTPRAGASRSAWTAAGGANGRFRASASALDLGDGWADVDVPLLVFGSVEAVATGSAHEAALRAPAIGAQIVFEARLREFEGGGKRLMALATDPAAQTAPAHPFLAWSDELRHRFVTAAQALPGAGGQLLPGLAVGDTRAVDDGLEAAMKSSSLTHLVAVSGSNCALVVGGIVLIGRLLGAPRGVRIAAASAALAAFVVIVTPEGSVVRAAAMAAIVLAVDGWGRHVRGAPVLCLAVILLLTASPDLGVDYGFALSIAATGGLLLGTRPLADRLERWMPRWLAVALAVPVAAQLACQPILILLQPVIPVYGVVANLLAAPAAPVATMVGLIGALLATLAPPLAPLALWAAWLPAHWIGVIATGTAGWPFATLPWPPGILGAFLLAVLTATAVVAWLVRPREPGGRRVSFVAGGLVIVTVAIIVGSGVGSALVRSATFPSEWRYAACDVGQGDAIAVRAGDFVALIDTGPDAEPLAACLDLLGVERIDVLVLSHFDHDHDGAAVHLVDRVAALVVPHTGEALTEPVVAQYATSGIPVRTAAAGDVWQLGDTTWRALWPAAAADGGPSPMSGNDGSLTVHVEPANGPSLLALGDLGEEPQSQVLRAARAAGDRSPAAPVPAVRADIVKMSHHGSSDQAAELYAATGAQLALVSVGAGNGYGHPTAAALGMLDAAGITAARTDLAGTIVVGGGGKAPFAVWMSGRAIDEAGTSEAQRIRYAASHPAGIWLRAFRRRRPPKRR from the coding sequence TTGGATCGAAGCGGCGGGGGCGACGGCCGCGTGCGGTCCCGCGGGGAGGCGTCGTTCGCCGAGGAGCCCCGTGACGATGACGGGCGTCGCCTCGACCTGCGGCTCCTGCCCGCGGCGCTGACGGCGTGGGCGGTGGCGCTCGTGGTGGCCCTCGAACCCGGCGCGGGATGGCCCGTGGCGATCGGATGCGCCATTGCGGCGATCGCGTTGCTCGCGGTGATCGCCTGGTTACGGCCGCGCGGACACCTGCGTCTGGCGCTCGTGCTCGTGCAGGGGGCATGGTGCCTCGCGCTCGCGTCGCTCGTGGCGTGCAGCGGCGCCGTGCAGTGGCAGGCCTCGCGAGGGCCCGTCGTGGAGGCCGCGCTCGATCACGGCAGTGCCGTGCACGTGCGCGCCGTCGTGACGGGCATCGTGCCCGATGACGCGCTCATCGCGGCGGACGACGGCACCCCACGCGCCGGGGCGTCGCGGTCCGCGTGGACCGCCGCGGGTGGGGCGAACGGCCGGTTCCGCGCGAGCGCGAGCGCGCTCGATCTCGGCGACGGATGGGCCGACGTCGACGTGCCGCTGCTCGTGTTCGGCAGCGTCGAGGCGGTCGCGACCGGGAGTGCCCACGAGGCCGCTCTGCGCGCCCCAGCCATCGGCGCGCAGATCGTGTTCGAGGCGCGGCTTCGCGAGTTCGAGGGCGGCGGCAAACGGCTCATGGCGCTCGCGACAGATCCCGCGGCGCAGACGGCACCCGCGCATCCGTTCCTGGCCTGGTCCGACGAGCTACGGCACCGCTTCGTGACGGCGGCGCAGGCGCTGCCCGGTGCCGGCGGGCAGCTGTTGCCTGGCCTCGCGGTCGGCGATACCCGCGCGGTCGACGACGGGCTCGAAGCGGCCATGAAGTCCTCGTCGCTCACCCACCTGGTGGCCGTCTCCGGCTCCAATTGCGCGCTCGTTGTCGGGGGGATCGTGCTCATCGGCCGGCTGCTCGGTGCGCCGCGCGGCGTCCGGATCGCCGCCGCGAGCGCGGCGCTCGCGGCGTTCGTCGTCATCGTGACGCCGGAGGGCAGCGTCGTCCGAGCGGCGGCCATGGCGGCGATCGTCCTCGCCGTCGACGGCTGGGGCCGGCACGTGCGCGGGGCGCCCGTGCTGTGCCTCGCCGTCATCCTGCTGCTCACCGCGAGCCCCGACCTCGGCGTCGACTACGGCTTCGCGCTTTCGATCGCCGCGACCGGAGGGCTGCTGCTCGGCACGCGACCGCTCGCGGACCGGCTGGAGCGGTGGATGCCGCGGTGGCTCGCCGTCGCGCTCGCGGTGCCGGTCGCGGCCCAGCTCGCCTGCCAGCCGATCCTGATCCTGCTGCAGCCCGTCATCCCCGTGTACGGCGTCGTGGCGAACCTTCTCGCGGCACCCGCTGCCCCCGTCGCGACCATGGTGGGGCTCATCGGGGCGTTGCTCGCGACCCTCGCGCCACCGCTCGCGCCGCTCGCGCTGTGGGCCGCCTGGCTGCCGGCGCACTGGATCGGCGTGATCGCGACCGGCACCGCCGGATGGCCGTTCGCCACCCTGCCGTGGCCGCCAGGCATCCTCGGCGCGTTCCTGCTCGCCGTGCTCACCGCGACCGCTGTCGTCGCGTGGCTCGTGCGGCCGCGGGAGCCGGGCGGACGCCGAGTCTCGTTCGTGGCCGGCGGCCTCGTCATCGTGACCGTCGCCATCATCGTGGGATCCGGCGTCGGCTCGGCGCTCGTGCGCTCGGCGACGTTCCCGAGCGAGTGGCGGTACGCAGCCTGTGACGTGGGGCAGGGCGATGCGATCGCGGTGCGGGCGGGCGACTTCGTGGCCCTCATCGACACGGGGCCCGACGCCGAGCCCCTCGCCGCGTGCCTTGACCTGCTCGGCGTCGAGCGGATCGACGTGCTCGTGCTCTCGCACTTCGATCACGACCACGACGGCGCCGCGGTCCATCTCGTCGATCGCGTGGCGGCGCTCGTCGTCCCCCACACGGGCGAGGCGCTCACGGAGCCGGTCGTGGCGCAGTACGCGACCAGTGGCATCCCCGTGCGCACGGCAGCGGCGGGCGACGTGTGGCAACTCGGCGACACGACGTGGCGGGCACTGTGGCCGGCCGCCGCGGCAGACGGCGGCCCGTCACCGATGTCGGGCAACGACGGCAGCCTCACGGTTCATGTCGAGCCGGCGAACGGTCCATCGCTCCTCGCGCTCGGCGACCTCGGTGAGGAGCCGCAATCGCAGGTGCTGCGCGCGGCGCGCGCGGCGGGCGACCGCTCGCCCGCCGCACCCGTACCCGCGGTGCGGGCCGACATCGTCAAGATGTCGCATCACGGCTCGAGCGACCAGGCGGCCGAGCTCTACGCCGCGACGGGAGCGCAGCTCGCCCTGGTCTCGGTCGGCGCCGGCAATGGATACGGGCATCCGACGGCGGCGGCGCTCGGCATGCTCGACGCCGCGGGCATCACGGCGGCGCGTACCGACCTCGCCGGGACGATCGTCGTCGGCGGTGGTGGGAAGGCCCCGTTCGCCGTCTGGATGTCGGGGCGCGCGATCGACGAGGCGGGGACCAGTGAAGCCCAGCGCATTCGTTATGCTGCTTCGCACCCGGCCGGCATATGGTTGCGCGCATTCCGTCGCCGGAGACCGCCGAAGCGGAGGTGA
- a CDS encoding helix-hairpin-helix domain-containing protein — protein MRQERGGGGGAFRALVDGAVARKERAGERAAPAGGDSEPANGDARRTPPELIDATGLHVAGLEPGPPDEPATERGSGPDTASERSQGAVEPPEPDTVTLTGAELDALFERPARPRVRMGVGAGIVLALVALAVGLIVAALQPSPATSIGGDPDPAVTGDELGGELGDPLAGPGAAPDGPGAASAGGTGAGGAATLLVHVVGAVTDPGVVTLAPGSRVVDAIDAAGGFTAEADRAAVNLARAVVDGEQLWVPRVGEQPPDTAGQGQAVSGDDAGGGGGGGPGAADAGAGAPGGAGALVNLNTATQSELETLPRIGPALAQRIIDYRDQHGGFATVDELKNVSGIGDKIFEALAPLVTV, from the coding sequence ATGCGGCAGGAGCGTGGCGGGGGTGGCGGTGCCTTCCGGGCGCTCGTCGACGGCGCCGTTGCCCGGAAGGAGCGCGCGGGCGAGCGGGCCGCCCCAGCCGGTGGCGACAGCGAGCCGGCGAACGGTGACGCCCGGCGCACGCCGCCCGAGCTGATCGACGCGACCGGCCTGCACGTCGCCGGCCTGGAGCCCGGCCCACCGGATGAGCCCGCCACCGAGCGAGGCTCCGGCCCAGACACCGCGAGCGAGCGGTCGCAAGGCGCAGTCGAGCCCCCCGAGCCCGACACGGTGACCCTCACCGGCGCCGAGCTCGACGCGCTCTTCGAGCGACCGGCCCGACCCCGCGTGCGCATGGGCGTCGGCGCCGGTATCGTGCTCGCGCTCGTCGCGCTCGCCGTGGGGCTCATCGTCGCGGCGCTGCAGCCCTCACCCGCCACCTCGATCGGCGGCGACCCCGATCCCGCCGTCACCGGCGACGAGCTCGGGGGTGAGCTCGGCGATCCGCTTGCCGGGCCGGGCGCGGCCCCCGATGGTCCCGGGGCGGCGAGCGCGGGCGGCACGGGAGCGGGCGGCGCGGCCACCCTGCTCGTGCACGTCGTGGGAGCGGTCACCGACCCGGGCGTCGTGACGCTCGCGCCGGGGTCGCGCGTCGTCGACGCGATCGATGCCGCGGGCGGCTTCACCGCCGAGGCCGACCGAGCGGCCGTCAACCTCGCGCGCGCCGTCGTCGACGGTGAACAGCTCTGGGTGCCGCGGGTGGGCGAGCAACCGCCCGACACGGCCGGGCAGGGGCAGGCGGTTTCCGGCGACGACGCCGGTGGTGGTGGTGGTGGCGGACCCGGCGCGGCGGACGCGGGCGCCGGTGCTCCGGGCGGGGCTGGCGCGCTCGTGAACCTCAACACGGCGACGCAGTCGGAGCTCGAAACACTGCCCCGGATCGGGCCGGCGCTCGCCCAGCGCATCATCGACTACCGCGATCAGCACGGCGGTTTTGCGACGGTGGACGAGCTGAAGAACGTGAGCGGCATCGGCGACAAGATCTTCGAGGCGCTCGCCCCGCTCGTCACGGTGTGA
- a CDS encoding cation diffusion facilitator family transporter: MRNVGRTDLPAEQRTALTKAIRWEWATIAYTLFTISLVALVLGNSQAMKTAWIEDMLSLIPQVSFLVALLFIRRKPTRSFPFGKHRAMTIGHLVAGVALLAVGGNLAVEAAIGLISGEHPTIGTLQLFGQTIWLGWLMVGVMLLIVIGPLIYGPAKLRLAPKLHNKLLFADADMARADWHTNAASIVGVLGVGIGLWWLDGAAAIFISIGIVLDGVRNTRFAIRDLMDERARTHDDKRTHPLVNAVLAEMLRQPWVRDAGVRMRDQGQVFHTEIFFVPTRRRPPRTETLHAAAERIAALDWKLQDISLIPVGRLPDEATRLE, from the coding sequence ATGAGAAACGTCGGCCGGACGGATCTGCCCGCCGAGCAGCGCACGGCCCTCACGAAGGCGATCCGCTGGGAGTGGGCGACGATCGCCTACACCCTGTTCACGATCAGCCTGGTCGCGCTCGTCCTGGGCAACTCGCAGGCGATGAAGACCGCGTGGATCGAAGACATGCTCTCGCTGATCCCGCAGGTGAGTTTCCTCGTCGCGCTCCTGTTCATCCGTCGCAAACCGACTCGCTCGTTTCCCTTCGGCAAGCATCGCGCCATGACGATCGGGCACCTGGTCGCCGGCGTCGCGCTCCTCGCGGTCGGCGGCAACCTTGCCGTCGAGGCCGCCATCGGGCTCATCTCGGGCGAGCATCCCACCATCGGAACCCTTCAGCTGTTCGGCCAGACGATCTGGCTCGGCTGGCTCATGGTCGGCGTCATGCTGCTCATCGTCATCGGTCCGCTGATCTACGGCCCTGCGAAACTGCGTCTCGCCCCCAAGCTGCACAACAAGCTCCTCTTCGCCGACGCCGACATGGCAAGGGCCGACTGGCACACGAACGCCGCTTCCATCGTCGGCGTGCTCGGCGTCGGCATCGGTCTCTGGTGGCTCGATGGGGCGGCCGCCATCTTCATCTCGATCGGCATCGTGCTCGACGGCGTGCGCAACACGAGGTTCGCGATCCGCGACCTCATGGACGAGCGGGCGCGCACGCACGACGACAAGCGAACGCATCCGCTCGTCAACGCCGTCCTCGCCGAGATGCTGCGGCAGCCGTGGGTGCGTGATGCGGGAGTGCGGATGCGCGATCAGGGCCAGGTCTTCCACACCGAGATCTTCTTCGTGCCGACGCGCCGACGCCCGCCTCGGACCGAGACGCTGCACGCGGCCGCCGAGCGGATCGCGGCCCTCGACTGGAAATTGCAGGACATTTCGCTCATCCCCGTCGGGCGGCTGCCGGATGAGGCCACACGGCTTGAATGA
- a CDS encoding ATP-dependent DNA ligase: MARTTEQRISIDGKKLRLSNLDRVLYPATGTTKRDVIDYYRRIAPVMLPHCRDRPVTRKRWPGGVGEDGGGEVFFQKNIGQGAPDWVERRSIQHSDHVNEYPLANDVATLAWFGQMAALEIHVPQWRFGEGDEHLPPDRIVFDLDPGEGVGLRECVEVARLVRGLLRDMGLDPVPVTSGSKGIHLYAGLDGTQSSEQVSGVAKELARALEADHPDDVISSMRRSARAGKVFIDWSQNNASKTTIAPYSLRGRRHPHVAAPRTWRELASPQLRQLDLRDVLARVKRRGDPMAGLEDARGDGTASDGVMGRGGPVDRDADPPPRDRLTVYRTKRDASRTPEPVPDRHGRGGDGPPSFVIQRHQARRLHFDFRLEHEGVLVSWALPKGVPTDPKRNHLAVPTEDHPLEYGEFEGEIPKGEYGAGVVEIWDAGTYELEKWEDGEVIATLTGREDGGLGGRRKYALFRTGDDPQKPQWMIHRMQLDDESGGEGGATTREPASAKRAPSRRSRAAPARYRPMLAVRGEADALERLDQNEWAFEMKWDGMRAIVTVDDKVTVHSRNARDVTVSFPELDGVVDAVDTESCVLDGEIVAFGGNGAPDFGRLQRRMHVTNPREAARLRNEVPVSLVVFDVLEINGSPSVELPYANRRELLDEVVHDVDGLVLVPPAFDGDVEAAVDSSSRFGLEGIMAKRLESPYRPGRRSSDWRKVAHVQTAEVVVIGWRPSSADPSGLASLLLAVPTADGLRYAGRVGTGFSASQRREIRRSLERLARKTPPADGVPGADARDARWATPKLVAEVRYRERTADGRLRHAAWRGWRPDKSPPDVNPEV, encoded by the coding sequence ATGGCACGCACGACGGAACAACGGATCTCGATCGACGGTAAGAAGCTGCGCCTCTCGAATCTGGACCGGGTGCTGTACCCCGCGACGGGCACGACGAAGCGCGACGTGATCGACTACTACCGCCGCATCGCCCCCGTCATGCTCCCCCACTGCCGCGACCGGCCCGTCACCCGCAAGCGCTGGCCGGGCGGCGTCGGGGAGGACGGCGGCGGCGAGGTCTTCTTCCAGAAGAACATCGGCCAGGGCGCGCCCGACTGGGTCGAGCGGCGCAGCATCCAGCACAGCGATCACGTCAATGAGTACCCGCTCGCGAACGACGTCGCGACGCTGGCGTGGTTCGGGCAGATGGCCGCCCTGGAGATTCACGTGCCGCAGTGGAGGTTCGGCGAGGGCGACGAGCACCTGCCGCCCGACCGCATCGTGTTCGACCTCGATCCCGGCGAGGGCGTCGGGCTGCGGGAGTGCGTCGAGGTCGCGCGCCTCGTGCGGGGACTGCTGCGGGACATGGGACTCGATCCTGTGCCGGTCACCAGCGGCAGCAAGGGCATCCACCTCTACGCCGGCCTCGACGGCACCCAGAGTTCGGAGCAGGTCTCGGGCGTCGCGAAGGAGCTCGCCAGGGCGCTCGAGGCCGACCACCCGGACGACGTCATCAGCTCGATGCGGCGGTCGGCCCGTGCCGGCAAAGTGTTCATCGACTGGAGCCAGAACAACGCGAGCAAGACGACCATCGCGCCGTACTCGCTCCGCGGCCGCCGGCATCCGCATGTCGCGGCACCTCGGACGTGGCGCGAGCTCGCGTCGCCTCAGTTGCGACAGCTCGATCTCCGCGACGTGCTGGCGCGGGTCAAACGGCGCGGAGATCCCATGGCGGGCCTGGAGGACGCCCGTGGTGACGGGACGGCGAGCGACGGCGTGATGGGCCGGGGCGGGCCGGTCGATCGCGACGCCGATCCTCCGCCTCGCGACCGGCTCACCGTGTACCGCACGAAGCGCGACGCGAGCCGGACGCCCGAACCGGTGCCCGATCGGCACGGCAGGGGCGGCGACGGGCCGCCCTCGTTCGTGATCCAGCGGCACCAGGCGCGGCGGCTGCACTTCGACTTCCGCCTCGAGCACGAGGGCGTGCTCGTGAGCTGGGCGCTGCCGAAAGGGGTTCCGACCGACCCGAAGCGCAACCACCTCGCCGTGCCGACCGAGGACCACCCGCTCGAGTACGGCGAGTTCGAGGGCGAGATCCCGAAGGGCGAGTACGGCGCGGGAGTGGTCGAGATCTGGGACGCCGGCACCTACGAACTCGAGAAATGGGAGGACGGTGAGGTCATCGCGACGCTCACCGGGCGCGAGGACGGCGGCCTCGGCGGCAGGCGAAAGTACGCCCTCTTCCGCACGGGTGACGACCCCCAGAAGCCGCAGTGGATGATCCACCGCATGCAGCTCGACGACGAATCCGGCGGCGAAGGCGGCGCGACCACGCGGGAGCCGGCCTCGGCGAAACGGGCGCCGAGCCGCCGCTCGCGCGCCGCGCCGGCCCGATACCGGCCGATGCTCGCGGTCCGCGGCGAGGCGGATGCCCTCGAGCGACTCGACCAGAACGAGTGGGCGTTCGAGATGAAGTGGGACGGGATGCGCGCAATCGTCACCGTCGACGACAAGGTCACCGTGCACAGCCGCAATGCGCGCGACGTGACGGTGAGCTTCCCTGAACTCGACGGGGTCGTCGACGCGGTCGACACGGAGTCGTGCGTGCTCGACGGCGAGATCGTCGCGTTCGGCGGAAACGGCGCGCCCGACTTCGGACGGCTTCAGCGGCGGATGCACGTGACCAATCCGCGCGAGGCCGCCCGGCTTCGGAACGAAGTGCCCGTGAGCCTCGTGGTCTTCGACGTCCTCGAGATCAACGGCAGTCCGTCGGTCGAGCTGCCCTATGCGAACCGGCGCGAGCTGCTGGATGAGGTCGTGCACGACGTCGACGGGCTCGTGCTCGTGCCTCCCGCCTTCGACGGGGACGTCGAGGCGGCCGTCGACTCGAGCAGTCGCTTCGGACTCGAGGGCATCATGGCGAAGCGACTGGAGAGCCCGTACCGACCGGGCCGACGATCGAGCGATTGGCGAAAGGTCGCCCACGTGCAGACGGCCGAGGTCGTCGTCATCGGCTGGCGGCCGAGCTCGGCCGACCCATCCGGGCTGGCCTCGCTCCTGCTCGCGGTCCCGACCGCCGACGGCCTGCGGTATGCCGGGCGCGTCGGGACGGGCTTCTCGGCGTCACAGCGTCGCGAGATCCGACGCAGCCTCGAACGCTTGGCGAGGAAGACGCCGCCGGCCGACGGCGTGCCCGGGGCCGATGCCCGCGACGCACGCTGGGCGACGCCGAAGCTCGTCGCCGAGGTGCGATACCGGGAGCGGACCGCGGACGGGCGCTTGCGACACGCAGCCTGGCGCGGCTGGCGCCCGGACAAGTCGCCGCCCGACGTCAACCCAGAGGTGTGA
- a CDS encoding carboxylate-amine ligase has product MRTFGLEEELLLVNPETGMPWAVAERVLRRADERENDRENDRDEHDDEAKAPGGSLDGELQSQQVETDTKPTADRVELEEQVRAWRREAILSAREAGVKVVATGTSPIQVDPTLARKERYRWMAEHFGITTSQHLTCGCHVHVSVESRDEGVAVLDRVRTLTPILTAISANSPFWHGEDSGYASFRSQVMQRWPTAGPQDVYGSVRAYDAQIAAMLASGVISDQGMIYSDARLSHRYPTVELRVADVCLDARDAVLVASLARALVETAAKQWRDGVDAPAVSAALVRLETWQAGRYGLTGDLLDPHTLRPRPAREVVDGLVESVAPALEASGDLSFVQQRIDELFTHGTGSEVQRATLEKTGQLSDVVARLARVTAGQDD; this is encoded by the coding sequence ATGCGAACCTTCGGATTGGAAGAAGAACTGCTGCTCGTCAACCCTGAGACGGGCATGCCGTGGGCGGTGGCGGAGCGGGTGCTGAGACGCGCCGATGAGCGCGAGAACGACCGCGAGAACGACCGCGACGAGCATGACGATGAGGCAAAGGCCCCCGGCGGCTCCCTCGACGGCGAGCTGCAATCGCAGCAGGTCGAAACCGATACCAAACCGACTGCCGATCGCGTCGAGCTCGAGGAACAAGTGCGGGCCTGGCGCCGCGAAGCGATTCTCTCCGCACGCGAGGCCGGCGTGAAGGTGGTCGCGACAGGCACCTCGCCGATACAGGTCGACCCGACTCTCGCCCGCAAAGAGCGATACCGCTGGATGGCCGAGCACTTCGGCATCACGACCAGCCAGCACCTCACGTGCGGCTGTCACGTGCACGTGTCGGTTGAGTCGCGTGACGAGGGCGTCGCCGTGCTCGACCGCGTGCGCACGCTCACGCCGATCCTCACCGCGATCAGCGCGAACTCACCGTTCTGGCACGGTGAGGACAGCGGGTACGCCAGTTTCCGGTCCCAGGTGATGCAGCGCTGGCCCACGGCTGGACCGCAAGACGTCTACGGATCCGTGCGGGCGTACGACGCGCAGATTGCGGCCATGCTCGCCTCCGGGGTCATCTCGGACCAGGGCATGATCTATTCCGACGCGAGGCTGTCGCACCGGTACCCGACCGTCGAGCTCCGCGTCGCCGATGTGTGCCTCGACGCGCGCGACGCCGTGCTGGTCGCCTCGCTCGCGCGCGCCCTCGTCGAGACCGCCGCGAAGCAGTGGCGCGACGGGGTGGATGCTCCGGCCGTCTCGGCCGCACTCGTGCGATTGGAGACGTGGCAGGCCGGTCGGTACGGGCTGACGGGAGACCTCCTCGATCCGCACACGCTGCGCCCGCGCCCGGCGCGCGAGGTCGTCGACGGGCTGGTCGAGTCGGTCGCACCGGCGCTCGAAGCCTCTGGAGACCTCTCGTTCGTGCAGCAGCGCATCGACGAGCTGTTCACGCACGGCACCGGCTCCGAAGTGCAGCGGGCCACGCTCGAGAAGACCGGCCAGCTCAGCGACGTCGTGGCCAGGCTCGCTCGCGTGACCGCAGGCCAGGACGACTAG